A genomic stretch from Lysobacter ciconiae includes:
- a CDS encoding HdeD family acid-resistance protein, which yields MVIGRSWWVLVLFGVIAVGFGIISLVSPAATAVAMVWAFGVMAVAEGVISLFALISGNSRISRVWLALYSLSSLAFGVLAVLNPLQMASVLLLLLAAWLLVAGVFRIALAIRIRKHIRGEWLIALSGLLVIALAVLFVAYPLAGLATIAIWIGLGALLYGALQIWVGLKLRRFATRL from the coding sequence ATGGTGATTGGCCGCAGCTGGTGGGTACTGGTGTTGTTTGGCGTGATCGCCGTGGGGTTCGGAATTATCTCGCTGGTCTCACCGGCCGCCACCGCGGTGGCAATGGTATGGGCGTTCGGCGTGATGGCCGTCGCCGAGGGGGTGATCAGTCTGTTTGCACTGATTTCCGGAAACTCGCGGATCTCACGTGTCTGGCTCGCCCTGTATTCGCTCAGCTCGCTTGCCTTCGGTGTGCTCGCGGTACTCAACCCGCTGCAGATGGCGAGCGTCCTGTTGCTGCTGCTGGCCGCATGGCTGCTGGTCGCGGGCGTGTTCCGCATCGCCCTGGCGATCAGAATCCGCAAGCACATCCGCGGTGAGTGGCTGATCGCGCTGAGCGGCTTGCTGGTGATCGCGCTGGCGGTGCTTTTCGTGGCCTACCCGCTGGCCGGACTTGCCACGATCGCGATCTGGATCGGTCTGGGAGCGTTGCTGTACGGCGCGTTGCAGATCTGGGTCGGACTGAAACTGCGCAGGTTCGCCACCCGGCTCTAG
- a CDS encoding aminotransferase class I/II-fold pyridoxal phosphate-dependent enzyme yields MERVFWGDRIDAIRAQRADAPGSHARCAVSHRDGARCSVDGRELLNFCSDDYLGLSQHYAVIGALQDAVAAQGAGGSGSHLACGRHQTHERLEQEIADWLGTPRALLFGSRYLANLAVLQSLLGDEDVCAQDAFNHGSLVDAARLAGCRLRRYPHGDPEGAIRQLRSMPDGMAMVATEGVFSADGDIAPLRQLALVARVQHALLYVDDAHGIGVVGPEGRGSVAAADLGVDQVPLQLASLGKALGGQGAVVAGTHELIEHLADTARPYLFTTALPPAQAAAGLTALKLARKDHWRRQKLAELVAHFRERAQRAGLALLDSQTPIQPLLVGDDACAASMAAALQRAGYWVEAAASPTFGEGQARLRITLSALHAPADIDGLIEAMSGARDRARAEARVAAISRGVAP; encoded by the coding sequence GTGGAGCGCGTATTCTGGGGCGATCGAATTGACGCGATCCGGGCGCAGCGCGCCGACGCGCCGGGCAGCCACGCCCGCTGTGCGGTCAGCCATCGTGACGGCGCCCGCTGCAGCGTCGACGGCCGCGAGCTGCTGAACTTCTGCAGCGACGACTATCTCGGCCTGTCCCAGCATTACGCGGTGATCGGCGCGTTGCAGGATGCCGTGGCCGCCCAGGGCGCGGGCGGTTCGGGTTCGCACCTGGCCTGTGGCCGGCATCAGACCCACGAGCGGCTGGAGCAGGAGATCGCCGACTGGCTGGGGACGCCGCGCGCCCTGTTGTTCGGCAGCCGTTACCTCGCCAACCTGGCGGTCCTGCAGTCGCTCCTCGGCGATGAGGATGTCTGCGCCCAGGACGCGTTCAACCACGGCAGCCTGGTCGACGCCGCCCGCCTGGCCGGCTGCCGCCTGCGCCGCTACCCGCATGGCGATCCGGAGGGCGCGATCCGGCAGTTGCGCAGCATGCCCGACGGCATGGCCATGGTCGCCACCGAAGGTGTCTTCAGCGCGGACGGCGACATTGCCCCGCTGCGGCAACTGGCGCTTGTCGCCCGCGTCCAGCACGCACTGCTGTATGTCGATGACGCGCACGGGATCGGCGTGGTCGGTCCGGAAGGACGCGGCAGCGTGGCCGCCGCCGACCTTGGCGTGGATCAGGTACCGCTGCAACTGGCCAGCCTGGGCAAGGCGTTGGGCGGGCAGGGCGCGGTGGTGGCCGGCACCCATGAGCTGATCGAGCACCTCGCCGATACCGCGCGGCCCTATCTGTTCACGACGGCCTTGCCGCCCGCGCAGGCGGCGGCCGGGCTCACCGCGCTCAAGCTGGCCCGCAAGGATCATTGGCGTCGGCAGAAGCTGGCCGAGCTGGTCGCGCATTTCCGCGAGCGTGCGCAGCGCGCCGGCTTGGCCCTGCTCGACTCGCAGACCCCGATCCAGCCGCTGCTGGTCGGTGACGATGCGTGCGCGGCATCGATGGCGGCCGCCCTTCAGCGCGCGGGCTACTGGGTGGAAGCGGCCGCGTCGCCGACCTTCGGCGAAGGCCAGGCCCGCCTGCGCATCACCCTGTCCGCGCTGCACGCCCCGGCCGATATCGACGGCCTGATCGAGGCCATGTCCGGCGCCCGCGATCGCGCCCGCGCCGAGGCCCGTGTGGCCGCCATCAGCCGCGGTGTCGCCCCATGA
- a CDS encoding sugar nucleotide-binding protein, whose product MSERLEAWGGIECTVNRVGSDYFSQLDGREYASTPDDLDRLASTGIRALRFPVLWERVAPLAPDQRKWDWSDSRLARVRALGMRPIVGLLHHGSGPRYTSLVDPAFATQLARYACAVAQRYPWVEDYTPVNEPLTTARFSGLYGLWYPHGRDEVTFGKAMFNQCQGIVLAMRAIREINPRARLVQTEDLGTTFATDRLQYQADFNNHLRWLSWDLLCGRVGPQHPLHGWLVDVCHVPADAIGWFRHNPCPPDLIGINHYATSDRFLDEELARYPVAHHGGNGIDRYADVEAARAMGEPIGQIAPLIDETWKRYRIPVAITEAHIDAAREDQMRWLLGVWRGAEQARAAGADVRAVTAWGMLGSYDWNCLLTQKHGYYEVGTFDVSAGAPRPTAVATLIRQLADGTPIDHPVLSGSGWWKRPGRFLRDPHPSGAAIRAEASATSVVRSAPILIVGANGTLGRAFARLCQERDLDHRLLPRAGMDIADSDSVSRALDLHRPWTVVNAAGYVRVDDAEADAERCFRENTLGPSVLAKLCARHAIPMVTFSSDLVFDGTQDVPYLESDPVSPISVYGRSKARSEAAVLETHPGALVIRTSAFFGPWDQYNFVSLALRALRAGSRFTAAEDMVISPTYVPDLVDACLDLLIDGETGIWHLTNGEAVTWAELARRAADVAGVDVAGLKACDRQRLALPAARPRYSVLGSERMFAMPSLDSALLRFSAASTGTSGQGRQRDRC is encoded by the coding sequence GTGTCTGAGCGACTTGAAGCATGGGGCGGGATCGAGTGCACCGTGAACCGGGTTGGCTCGGATTACTTCAGTCAACTCGACGGGCGCGAGTACGCGAGCACGCCCGACGACCTGGACCGTCTTGCCTCCACCGGCATACGTGCCCTGCGTTTCCCTGTGCTGTGGGAGCGGGTGGCGCCGCTTGCCCCTGACCAACGAAAGTGGGACTGGTCCGACAGCCGCCTGGCACGCGTCCGCGCCCTGGGAATGCGTCCGATCGTCGGACTTCTCCACCACGGCAGCGGGCCGCGGTACACCAGCCTCGTCGACCCCGCGTTTGCCACCCAGCTTGCCCGTTACGCCTGCGCGGTGGCGCAACGCTACCCCTGGGTGGAGGACTACACCCCGGTCAACGAACCGCTGACCACCGCCCGCTTCAGCGGCCTGTATGGACTCTGGTATCCGCACGGGCGCGACGAGGTCACCTTCGGGAAGGCGATGTTCAACCAGTGCCAGGGCATCGTCCTGGCGATGCGGGCGATCCGCGAGATCAACCCACGCGCCAGGCTCGTTCAGACCGAAGATCTGGGAACCACCTTCGCCACCGACCGGCTGCAGTATCAGGCGGATTTCAACAACCACCTGCGCTGGCTGAGCTGGGACCTGCTGTGCGGCAGGGTCGGGCCACAGCATCCACTGCACGGTTGGTTGGTCGACGTCTGTCACGTCCCCGCGGACGCGATCGGCTGGTTTCGCCACAACCCTTGCCCGCCCGACCTGATCGGCATCAACCACTACGCAACCAGCGACCGTTTCCTGGACGAAGAGCTCGCCCGGTATCCGGTCGCCCACCACGGCGGAAACGGCATTGATCGCTACGCGGACGTGGAGGCGGCGCGCGCCATGGGGGAACCGATCGGCCAGATCGCGCCGCTGATCGACGAGACATGGAAGCGTTACCGGATTCCCGTGGCGATTACCGAAGCCCACATCGACGCCGCCCGCGAGGATCAGATGCGCTGGCTGCTCGGGGTATGGCGCGGCGCCGAGCAGGCGCGGGCGGCGGGTGCGGATGTGCGCGCGGTTACCGCCTGGGGAATGCTGGGCTCCTACGACTGGAACTGCCTGCTGACGCAAAAGCATGGCTATTACGAGGTCGGCACGTTCGATGTCAGCGCAGGCGCGCCGCGCCCGACGGCAGTGGCCACACTGATCAGGCAACTGGCGGATGGCACACCGATCGATCACCCGGTGCTGTCAGGCTCGGGCTGGTGGAAGCGGCCAGGGCGTTTTTTGCGCGATCCACACCCGTCAGGGGCGGCGATCCGCGCAGAAGCCTCCGCTACTTCCGTCGTACGCAGCGCGCCGATCCTGATCGTCGGCGCCAACGGCACGCTGGGGCGCGCTTTCGCGCGTCTCTGCCAGGAGCGTGACCTGGACCATCGGCTCCTGCCTCGCGCCGGCATGGATATCGCCGACAGCGATTCGGTCAGCCGCGCGCTGGACCTGCACCGGCCGTGGACGGTCGTGAACGCCGCAGGGTATGTGCGTGTCGATGACGCGGAGGCGGATGCCGAGCGCTGCTTCCGCGAGAACACGCTGGGTCCCAGTGTGCTGGCGAAACTGTGCGCACGGCACGCCATCCCGATGGTGACGTTCTCAAGTGACCTGGTGTTTGACGGGACCCAGGACGTCCCTTATCTGGAGTCCGATCCGGTATCGCCGATCAGCGTGTACGGCCGCAGCAAGGCGCGATCGGAAGCGGCGGTGCTGGAAACACACCCCGGCGCGCTGGTGATACGGACCAGCGCATTTTTCGGTCCCTGGGACCAGTACAACTTCGTGAGTCTGGCGTTGCGTGCGCTTCGTGCGGGAAGCCGCTTCACCGCGGCGGAAGACATGGTGATCTCGCCCACCTACGTTCCCGACCTGGTGGACGCCTGTCTGGATCTGCTGATCGACGGCGAGACCGGGATATGGCACCTGACCAATGGAGAAGCGGTGACCTGGGCCGAACTGGCCCGGCGCGCGGCCGATGTCGCGGGCGTGGACGTCGCCGGATTGAAGGCCTGTGACAGGCAGAGACTCGCGCTCCCAGCCGCCCGGCCCCGATACAGCGTGCTGGGCAGCGAGCGCATGTTCGCGATGCCAAGTCTGGACAGTGCGCTCCTGCGATTTTCCGCGGCATCGACGGGCACGTCCGGGCAGGGACGGCAGAGAGACCGCTGCTGA
- a CDS encoding DUF421 domain-containing protein: protein MSDLLELSIPWWEIVLRGTVVFFVLMVLLRLSGKRTVGQFTPFDLLVLVLLGDAMQGSMIAGDESLQGGIVLTATLMGWNYILGVTTSRSRRIERLVEGRAVVLARNGHVYGRALDDNRIGIDDLQEAMRAADCASFGDLRLAVLEKDGHISVVTGRRH, encoded by the coding sequence ATGTCAGACCTGCTTGAACTTTCGATCCCCTGGTGGGAAATCGTTCTGCGCGGCACGGTCGTCTTCTTCGTATTGATGGTGTTGCTGCGCCTGTCCGGCAAGCGCACCGTCGGCCAGTTCACGCCGTTCGACCTGTTGGTCCTCGTGTTACTGGGCGATGCGATGCAAGGCTCGATGATCGCCGGCGATGAATCGCTGCAGGGCGGCATCGTCCTGACGGCCACCCTGATGGGATGGAATTACATTCTGGGAGTCACCACCTCGCGCAGTCGCAGGATCGAACGTCTGGTGGAAGGACGCGCGGTGGTCCTGGCACGCAACGGCCACGTCTACGGGCGAGCTCTGGACGACAACCGCATCGGTATAGATGACCTGCAGGAGGCGATGCGGGCTGCCGACTGCGCGTCGTTCGGCGATCTCCGGCTGGCAGTTCTGGAGAAGGATGGCCATATCAGCGTGGTTACCGGACGCCGCCATTGA
- the bioB gene encoding biotin synthase BioB: MSRVSEASVSAGAPDGCRHDWTRSEVLALFELPFTELLFRAASVHRAHFNPAEVQVSTLLSVKTGGCPEDCAYCPQAQRYHTGVDAQKLMSTDAVLERARAARDAGASRFCMGAAWRSPADRDIPRVAEMIRGVKALGLETCATLGMLSGRQAESLRDAGLDYYNHNLDTAPEFYGEVIQTRGYQDRLDTLALVRDAGLKTCCGGIVGMGESREQRAGLLQALANLPAHPDSVPINRLVKVAGTPLADDDALAELDPFEFARTIAVARLLMPRSMVRLSAGREQMSDELQALCFLAGANSIFHGEKLLTTANPGADHDRALFDRLGLRAMPMPGKDDNVTPTATSPGGTVHADIIHSDRFDHRVSDAPATPHPPRSVAGVKR; the protein is encoded by the coding sequence ATGTCCCGTGTCAGTGAAGCCAGCGTTTCCGCCGGTGCGCCCGATGGATGCCGCCATGACTGGACGCGCAGCGAAGTGCTTGCGCTGTTTGAGCTCCCGTTCACCGAGTTGCTGTTCCGCGCGGCGAGCGTCCATCGTGCGCATTTCAATCCGGCCGAGGTCCAGGTCAGCACCCTGTTGTCGGTGAAGACCGGCGGTTGCCCCGAGGATTGCGCCTATTGCCCGCAGGCCCAGCGCTACCACACCGGCGTGGACGCGCAGAAGCTGATGTCCACCGACGCAGTGCTGGAGCGTGCGCGCGCCGCGCGTGATGCCGGCGCCTCGCGCTTCTGCATGGGTGCGGCGTGGCGCTCGCCGGCCGACCGCGACATTCCCAGGGTCGCCGAGATGATCCGTGGCGTGAAGGCGCTGGGGCTGGAGACCTGCGCGACGCTGGGCATGCTCAGCGGCCGCCAGGCGGAGTCGCTCAGGGATGCCGGGCTGGACTACTACAACCACAACCTGGACACCGCGCCGGAGTTCTACGGCGAGGTGATCCAGACCCGCGGCTACCAGGACCGACTGGACACGCTGGCCCTCGTCCGCGACGCCGGCCTGAAGACCTGCTGCGGCGGCATCGTCGGCATGGGCGAGTCGCGGGAGCAGCGCGCCGGATTACTGCAGGCGCTGGCCAACCTTCCCGCCCATCCCGACTCGGTGCCGATCAATCGCCTGGTCAAGGTCGCCGGTACGCCGCTGGCAGACGATGATGCCCTCGCCGAACTGGACCCGTTCGAGTTCGCCCGCACCATCGCCGTGGCGCGCCTGCTGATGCCCCGGTCAATGGTGCGCCTGTCGGCGGGACGCGAGCAGATGAGCGATGAGCTGCAGGCGCTGTGCTTCCTGGCCGGCGCCAACTCGATCTTCCACGGTGAGAAACTGCTGACCACCGCGAACCCGGGCGCCGACCACGACCGTGCGCTGTTCGACCGTCTCGGCCTGCGGGCGATGCCGATGCCCGGAAAGGACGATAATGTGACCCCTACGGCCACCAGTCCGGGGGGAACAGTGCACGCCGACATCATCCACAGCGACCGCTTCGATCACCGCGTAAGCGACGCGCCTGCAACGCCCCATCCGCCGCGGTCAGTGGCCGGCGTGAAGCGCTGA
- a CDS encoding ComF family protein, producing MAINTVGRNGIGVLARWGGRLASALWPGNCLACGADGEQGRDLCPLCEVAIPWHPRACLRCALPLAGEKANTTNPHHTGSATCASCLAEPPPLVEVRAACTYGVPLDRLAPRFKFHGDLAAGRVLSALMVQAFAALPRPDAIVPVPLHRSRLRQRGYDQALELARPLASALGVPLLDGALLRAVATTPQSRLDAADRRYNVEDAFEVPPRVDLPAHVVLVDDVMTTGATLHSAAQCLYRAGAVRVDAWVAARVP from the coding sequence ATGGCGATCAACACGGTGGGGCGAAACGGGATTGGCGTGCTGGCCCGGTGGGGAGGCCGGCTTGCGAGCGCGCTGTGGCCCGGGAACTGCCTGGCCTGCGGTGCGGACGGGGAGCAGGGGCGCGATCTGTGCCCGCTGTGCGAGGTGGCAATCCCCTGGCACCCGCGTGCCTGCCTGCGATGTGCGCTGCCGCTGGCCGGTGAGAAGGCCAACACGACAAACCCGCATCACACCGGATCGGCGACGTGCGCGAGTTGCCTGGCCGAACCTCCACCGCTGGTCGAGGTGCGCGCCGCGTGCACCTATGGCGTCCCGCTGGACCGACTCGCGCCGCGCTTCAAGTTCCACGGCGACCTGGCGGCCGGGCGCGTGCTGAGCGCGCTGATGGTGCAGGCGTTCGCCGCGCTGCCGCGACCCGACGCGATCGTGCCGGTGCCCCTGCACCGCTCCCGCCTGCGCCAGCGGGGCTACGACCAGGCGCTGGAGCTGGCCCGTCCTCTGGCAAGCGCGTTGGGCGTACCGCTGCTCGACGGCGCGCTGTTGCGCGCGGTTGCCACGACTCCGCAATCGCGGCTGGATGCGGCCGATCGGCGCTACAACGTGGAGGATGCGTTCGAGGTCCCGCCGCGCGTGGACCTGCCGGCCCACGTGGTGCTGGTCGACGACGTCATGACCACCGGAGCGACGCTTCATTCCGCGGCGCAGTGCCTGTACCGGGCCGGCGCAGTACGGGTGGATGCCTGGGTCGCCGCGCGGGTTCCGTGA
- the ubiA gene encoding 4-hydroxybenzoate octaprenyltransferase: MNYERFEPAQVPAWKTRLRLYWQLTRNDRPIGWLLLLWPTWWGLWLAAGGVPPLWTWFVFTAGVWLTRSAGCVINDYADRWLDPHVERTRERPLATGAVRGREALALFAVLMLGAFALVLTMNALTVWLSLVGLVLAASYPYLKRYTHLPQVYLGMSFGWAIPMAFAAVTGEVPPLAWLLYVANILWSTGYDTWYAMVDREDDIKLGAKSTAVLFGDLDLVIQGVIYALFFAALLLVGQRAGLGAWYVAGLAVAVALVAWEFWISRTRERGPLFRAFVHNHWVGMAVFAGIALDLWMQRA, encoded by the coding sequence ATGAACTACGAGCGTTTCGAGCCGGCCCAGGTGCCTGCGTGGAAGACCCGCCTGCGCCTGTACTGGCAGCTGACCCGCAACGACCGCCCGATCGGCTGGCTGCTGCTGCTCTGGCCGACCTGGTGGGGGCTGTGGCTGGCGGCAGGGGGCGTGCCGCCGCTGTGGACGTGGTTCGTGTTCACCGCCGGGGTGTGGCTGACGCGTTCGGCCGGCTGCGTGATCAATGACTACGCCGACCGCTGGCTGGACCCGCATGTCGAGCGCACCCGCGAGCGGCCGCTGGCGACCGGCGCGGTCCGCGGACGCGAGGCTCTGGCGCTGTTCGCCGTGCTGATGCTGGGCGCGTTCGCGCTCGTGCTGACCATGAACGCGCTGACCGTCTGGCTCAGCCTGGTCGGCCTGGTGCTGGCGGCCAGCTATCCCTACCTGAAGCGCTACACGCACCTGCCGCAGGTCTACCTGGGCATGTCATTCGGCTGGGCGATCCCGATGGCGTTTGCCGCAGTCACCGGCGAAGTTCCGCCACTGGCATGGTTGCTGTACGTGGCCAACATCCTGTGGTCCACGGGCTACGACACCTGGTACGCGATGGTCGACCGCGAGGACGACATCAAACTGGGCGCCAAATCCACCGCGGTCCTGTTCGGCGACCTGGATCTGGTCATCCAGGGTGTGATCTACGCGCTGTTCTTCGCCGCCCTGCTGCTGGTGGGCCAGCGTGCCGGGCTGGGCGCCTGGTACGTGGCCGGGCTGGCCGTCGCCGTCGCGCTGGTGGCGTGGGAGTTCTGGATCAGCCGCACCCGCGAGCGCGGACCGCTGTTCCGCGCGTTCGTGCACAACCACTGGGTGGGGATGGCGGTGTTTGCCGGGATCGCGCTGGACCTGTGGATGCAGCGCGCCTGA
- a CDS encoding SOS response-associated peptidase has translation MCGRDSQFFTWREIHAFSGGLAVSTPAQDPEPNYNRAPTQAGWVLVADGDGAVATEMRWGLLPSWAKDTRLAYSTINARCETAATKPVFREAWQQRRGLVPSSGYYEWRMEDGAKQPYFIHARSSPVLFFAGLWEQRGELLTYSIVTRDADPAIAHLHDRMPLALPTDLLHGWMTGTPQQGTEIALAAKGPELEWHRVDKAVGNVRSTGPRLVEPLAPQLFDGTD, from the coding sequence ATGTGCGGACGTGACAGCCAATTCTTTACGTGGCGCGAGATCCACGCGTTCTCCGGCGGACTCGCGGTGAGCACGCCGGCGCAGGATCCCGAGCCCAACTACAACCGGGCGCCTACCCAGGCGGGATGGGTGCTGGTTGCCGACGGTGATGGGGCCGTCGCCACGGAAATGCGTTGGGGCCTGCTGCCGTCGTGGGCGAAGGACACCCGCCTGGCCTACAGCACGATCAACGCACGCTGCGAAACCGCCGCCACCAAGCCGGTGTTCCGGGAGGCGTGGCAGCAGCGCCGCGGCCTGGTACCGAGCTCGGGTTACTACGAATGGCGGATGGAAGATGGCGCCAAACAGCCCTACTTCATCCACGCCCGAAGCTCGCCGGTGCTGTTTTTTGCCGGGCTGTGGGAGCAGCGCGGCGAGCTGCTTACCTACAGCATCGTGACCCGCGATGCGGATCCCGCCATCGCGCATCTGCATGACCGCATGCCTTTGGCGCTACCGACCGATCTTCTGCATGGCTGGATGACGGGCACTCCGCAGCAGGGCACCGAAATCGCGCTGGCAGCGAAGGGACCGGAGCTGGAATGGCACCGCGTCGACAAGGCCGTCGGCAACGTCCGCAGTACCGGGCCACGGCTGGTGGAACCGCTGGCGCCGCAGTTGTTCGACGGCACCGATTGA
- a CDS encoding glycosyltransferase, producing MEETVPHPFPAHARDQLNAHSSIEPSGPYRASSVEGSGPGWIERFPIIVHSHLRWDFVWQRPQQILSRMAQHHRIAFIEEPVEVSGDAPASLEISEPMDNIVRIVPLLPGPPDGVDEQSRVILQLVRAALADHPLLQGRFERPVQWFYSPMTAPVMLGEFGSAGVVYDCMDELANFRFAPTDIRQREALLLDRADIVYTGGYQLYEAKSAQHPNVHFHGCGVDAAHFGRARLAQTQVPASIANLARPVFGYFGVIDERLDYPLIAALAAQFPEASIVMAGPLAKVEQHQLPAAPNIHWLGQQAYENLPALAKGFDVCLMPFALNDATRFINPTKTLEYMATATPIVSTAVADVVRNFTPVVAIAHDHEEFLDLAARALRSPDAELIEEGVQRAAAASWSQTVADMRGELQSALRSAEDRSMARCPVVEAEATE from the coding sequence ATGGAAGAGACCGTCCCGCACCCGTTTCCTGCGCACGCGCGGGATCAGTTGAATGCCCACTCCAGCATTGAACCGTCCGGACCATATCGCGCCTCGTCGGTCGAAGGGTCGGGTCCCGGGTGGATTGAGAGGTTCCCCATCATCGTCCACAGCCATTTGCGCTGGGATTTCGTCTGGCAGCGACCCCAGCAGATCCTGTCAAGAATGGCGCAACACCACCGCATCGCTTTTATCGAAGAGCCTGTGGAAGTTTCCGGCGACGCGCCGGCGAGCCTGGAAATCTCCGAGCCCATGGACAACATCGTCCGCATCGTGCCTCTGCTTCCCGGGCCGCCGGACGGTGTGGACGAGCAGTCACGCGTGATCCTCCAGCTCGTGCGTGCCGCATTGGCGGACCACCCGCTGCTGCAGGGACGCTTCGAGCGACCGGTTCAATGGTTCTATTCCCCGATGACCGCGCCGGTGATGCTGGGCGAGTTTGGCAGTGCAGGCGTGGTGTACGACTGCATGGACGAACTGGCGAATTTCCGCTTTGCGCCGACCGACATCAGGCAGCGCGAGGCGTTGCTGTTGGACAGGGCAGACATCGTCTACACCGGCGGATACCAGCTCTACGAGGCCAAATCCGCCCAGCATCCCAATGTCCATTTCCATGGATGCGGCGTGGATGCCGCCCACTTCGGCCGGGCAAGGCTGGCGCAGACGCAGGTTCCGGCGTCCATCGCCAACCTCGCACGACCGGTGTTCGGGTACTTCGGCGTCATCGACGAGCGTCTCGATTACCCGCTCATTGCCGCGCTTGCCGCTCAATTCCCCGAGGCGTCGATAGTCATGGCCGGCCCGCTTGCCAAGGTCGAGCAGCATCAGTTGCCGGCGGCGCCCAATATCCACTGGCTTGGCCAGCAGGCCTACGAGAACCTGCCTGCGCTGGCCAAGGGATTTGATGTCTGCCTGATGCCGTTCGCGTTGAATGATGCGACGCGCTTCATCAATCCCACCAAGACCCTGGAATACATGGCCACCGCGACGCCGATCGTGTCGACCGCGGTGGCGGACGTGGTGCGCAACTTCACCCCGGTGGTGGCCATAGCGCACGATCACGAGGAGTTTCTGGATCTGGCGGCGCGGGCCTTGCGCAGCCCCGATGCCGAACTGATCGAGGAAGGCGTGCAGCGGGCCGCTGCCGCCTCGTGGAGCCAAACGGTTGCCGACATGCGCGGCGAACTCCAGTCGGCCCTGCGGTCGGCAGAAGACAGGAGCATGGCGCGCTGCCCGGTGGTGGAAGCGGAGGCCACCGAATGA
- the glf gene encoding UDP-galactopyranose mutase, translating to MKTDVLVVGAGFSGAVVARELASQGADVLVIDKRDHVGGNAHDRLDGNGIRIHPYGPHIFHTNSRRIFDYLSRFTDWRAYEHRVLAQVDGQLVPIPINIDTVNRLYGLELDESTIQEFFDRVREPRDPIRTSEDVVVNAVGQDLYLKFFRGYTRKQWGLDPSQLASSVAARIPTRTNRDDRYFTDTYQAMPKDGYSAMFSRILDHSGIRVELNADFFQLRGDVDARHVVYTGPLDAYYRHCYGRLPYRSLRFEHEHLPTVERYQRVGTVNYPNDHRFTRITEFKHLTGQSHSGTSIVREYPQAEGDPYYPIPRRENEILFQRYDSLAREEKMVTFVGRLAQYRYYNMDQCVGAALKASEYVLQKLGHPSAAHGQSAKTTPPGPVNPIPQPLIE from the coding sequence ATGAAAACCGACGTGCTGGTTGTCGGTGCCGGGTTTTCCGGCGCCGTGGTCGCCCGGGAGCTGGCCAGCCAGGGCGCGGACGTGCTGGTCATCGACAAGCGGGACCATGTCGGCGGAAACGCACACGACCGCCTGGACGGCAACGGTATACGCATCCATCCATATGGGCCTCACATATTCCATACCAACAGCCGGCGCATCTTCGATTACCTGTCCCGGTTCACCGACTGGCGCGCGTACGAGCACCGCGTGCTGGCGCAGGTGGACGGGCAGCTTGTCCCGATCCCGATCAACATCGATACCGTCAACCGACTGTATGGACTCGAGCTGGACGAGAGCACGATCCAGGAATTCTTCGACCGTGTGCGCGAGCCCAGGGACCCGATCCGGACCAGCGAAGACGTGGTCGTCAACGCGGTGGGGCAGGACCTCTATCTCAAGTTCTTCCGCGGCTACACAAGAAAACAATGGGGCCTGGATCCGTCACAGCTGGCCTCATCGGTCGCCGCGCGGATACCCACCCGCACCAACCGCGACGACCGCTATTTCACCGACACCTATCAGGCGATGCCGAAAGACGGATACAGCGCAATGTTCTCGCGCATCCTTGATCATTCCGGGATCCGGGTCGAACTCAACGCCGACTTCTTCCAGCTGCGCGGCGATGTAGACGCCCGGCACGTGGTTTACACCGGTCCGCTGGACGCGTATTACCGTCATTGCTACGGGCGACTTCCATACCGCTCGCTGCGCTTTGAACACGAGCACCTGCCAACGGTGGAGCGGTACCAGCGCGTCGGCACCGTCAACTATCCCAACGATCACCGGTTCACCCGGATCACCGAGTTCAAGCACCTTACCGGGCAATCCCACAGCGGCACTTCGATCGTTCGTGAATACCCGCAGGCCGAGGGCGATCCCTACTACCCCATCCCACGCCGGGAAAACGAGATCCTCTTCCAGCGCTATGACAGCCTTGCGCGCGAAGAGAAGATGGTGACGTTCGTGGGTCGGCTGGCCCAGTACCGTTACTACAACATGGACCAGTGCGTGGGTGCGGCACTCAAGGCATCCGAATACGTACTGCAAAAGCTCGGCCATCCCTCGGCGGCGCACGGGCAGTCCGCAAAAACCACCCCGCCGGGCCCCGTCAATCCCATCCCGCAGCCGCTGATCGAGTAG